The following coding sequences lie in one Clupea harengus chromosome 23, Ch_v2.0.2, whole genome shotgun sequence genomic window:
- the supt6h gene encoding transcription elongation factor SPT6, with amino-acid sequence MSDFIESEAEESEEEFEEKDLKPRKTQKFTEDDEEEEEENPEDQDERGNLRGLINDDDEDDEEEPAGSRVGSGSDSGEEVRHRRRKRSYDDLLDEDDLDLIEENLGVKVKRRKKRFERLRNMDDDEEDDEKDMIADEIFTGDGEVDGEVEDGETLDVHLAHAGEEEEEEDEESDIDDFIVDDDGQPLRKKKGKKFSGYTDAALQEAQEIFGGDFDYSDFDAEPFDQGEEEEEDQEDESWDRPKKQVKRKTGRRSIFDVYEPSELEKSHMTDQDNEIRSTDMPERFQLRVIPVKPAEDDELEEEAEWIFRNAFSNSTISMQDSTDYLNPGSNTTFSYKQPQTVSKIKEALNFMRNQHFEVPFIAFYRKEYVEPELNINALWKVWHWDAKWTHLRTRKDNLTRLFNKMQSYQFEQISADPDKPLADAVRPLDTADLTRLKDVQSFDELRDVYQHFQLYYGQDIPKMQNAAKTVKKKIKKIKKISADEDGEEEEEEVEEEEEEEQPQHKGPVLKMATRRDMYSICQKVGLDGLAKKFGLTPEQFGENLRDSYQRHETEQFPAEPLELAKDYICSQFSTPEAVLEAARYMVALQIAREPLVRHVIRQTFQERAKVNIKPSKKGKKDIDEAHYAYAFKFLKNKPVKELTGEQFLKMGQAEEEGLLTMDMNIDLMGVSGYGGDATYFEEIKQFYYRDEFSHQVQEWNKQRAMAIEQALKQFLYPQMTKELRFKLVEEAKDHIVRSCCKKLCNWLKVAPYRPEQQMEEDDDLMDETQSKGIRVMGVAYTDGRDTPVFCCLINGEGEVIDFLRLPHFLKRRNAWNEEEREKKLNDIESLKKFLLSKKPHVVAVCAENRDSQMVMEDIKRTLTELEQDSSLPAVGVELVNNDLATLYMNSLKSEADFRDYPPLLRQAVSVARQIQDPLVEFAQICSSDEDILCLKLHPLQEQVDKDELLTALYREFINRVNEVGVDVNRAIAHPYTQSLVQYICGLGPRKGSHLLKILKQNNTRLENRTQLVTMCHMGPKVFINCAGFIKIDTASLGDSTDSYIEVLDGSRVHPETYEWARKMAVDALEYDESAEDANPAGALEEILDNPERLKDLDLDAFAEELERQGYGNKGITLYDIRAELSCRYKDLRAQYRSPNSEQVFNMLTKETPESFYIGKLITCVVTGIAHRRPQGESYDQAIRNDETGLWQCPFCRQDNFPELSEVWNHFDSGSCPGQAIGVRNRLDNGVMGFIPTKFLSDKVVKHPEERVKVGMTVHCRIMKIDIEKFSVDLTCRTSDLMDKNNEWKLHKDVYYDFDAESDEVKRDEELKKKNQRTTYIRRVIAHPSFHNINFKQAEKMMETMDQGDMVFRPSSKGESHLTLTWKVGDGIFQHVDVREEGKENAFSLGHKLWINNEEYEDLDEITARFVQPLAAFARELLYHKYFQETEGGNRKKMEELLVKSKREKPTFIPYYISACRDLPGKFLLGYQPRGKPRIEYVSITPDGFRYRSRVFPTVNGLFRWFKDHYHEPVPGVTPSSGSRTQTPASVNATPANINIADLTRAVSALPPNMTSQMFNAIAAVKAQGQNPNTTPAQWGSSQYAYSGGGSSSGGGGGSSSAYHVFATPQQPITTPNYPMTSPSYMGGFITPEIQSVPTPRYPGTTPQSSYGDHSSSKSSSSHSRSAQQQQQQQQQQQQAAAKQSNTAVDWAKMAEQWRQEKEAEQRKQKTPRMTPRPSPSPMIESTPMSIAGDATPLLDETDQ; translated from the coding sequence atgtCGGACTTCATAGAGAGTGAGGCTGAAGAGTCTGAGGAAGAGTTTGAGGAGAAAGACTTGAAACCCAGAAAGACTCAGAAATTCAcagaggatgatgaggaggaagaagaagagaatcCAGAGGATCAGGATGAGCGTGGAAACTTGCGCGGTCTCATCAACGACGacgatgaggatgatgaagaggaacCTGCAGGTAGTAGAGTAGGCAGTGGTAGCGATTCAGGTGAAGAGGTCCGTCATCGCCGTAGGAAACGTAGCTATGATGATCTCTTGGATGAAGATGACCTCGATCTCATTGAAGAGAACTTGGGTGTCAAAGTTAAAAGacgaaaaaaaagatttgaacGTCTGCGAAACATGGACGATGACGAAGAGGATGATGAGAAGGATATGATAGCTGATGAAATCTTCACTGGTGATGGAGAGGTAGATGGGGAGGTTGAAGACGGAGAGACATTGGATGTGCATTTGGCCCATgcgggtgaggaggaggaggaggaagatgaagaatcTGACATTGATGACTTCATTGTGGATGATGATGGCCAGCCACTGAGGAAGAAAAAAGGCAAGAAATTCTCTGGCTATACAGATGCAGCCCTTCAGGAAGCCCAGGAGATCTTTGGTGGCGATTTTGACTACTCTGACTTTGACGCTGAGCCCTTTgaccagggagaggaggaggaggaggatcaaGAAGATGAGTCTTGGGACAGGCCCAAAAAGCAGGTGAAGAGGAAAACGGGTCGCCGCAGCATCTTTGACGTCTACGAGCCCAGTGAGTTGGAGAAGAGCCACATGACTGACCAGGACAATGAAATCCGAAGCACAGACATGCCAGAGAGATTCCAGCTGCGTGTCATACCAGTGAAGCCAGCTGAGGAtgatgagctggaggaggaggcagagtgGATCTTCAGAAATGCCTTTTCCAACTCCACCATCTCAATGCAGGACAGCACAGACTATCTAAACCCTGGCTCAAACACCACTTTCAGTTACAAACAGCCCCAGACCGTCAGCAAGATCAAAGAGGCTCTTAACTTCATGAGGAACCAGCACTTTGAGGTACCTTTTATTGCATTCTACAGAAAAGAGTATGTTGAGCCAGAGCTAAATATTAATGCATTGTGGAAAGTCTGGCACTGGGATGCAAAGTGGACTCACCTGAGAACACGTAAGGATAACCTAACCCGCCTCTTCAATAAGATGCAGTCATATCAGTTTGAGCAAATTTCTGCTGATCCTGATAAGCCACTGGCAGATGCTGTCCGGCCACTGGACACTGCAGACCTGACCAGACTGAAAGACGTTCAGTCCTTTGATGAACTCCGAGATGTTTACCAACACTTCCAACTGTATTATGGGCAGGACATCCCTAAGATGCAGAATGCAGCCAAAACtgttaagaaaaaaataaaaaagattaagAAAATCTCTGCAGATGAggatggtgaggaggaggaagaggaggtggaggaggaggaggaggaggagcagccgcAGCACAAGGGCCCTGTGCTAAAGATGGCCACCCGCCGAGACATGTACAGTATCTGTCAAAAAGTAGGTCTTGATGGCCTTGCCAAGAAGTTTGGTTTGACACCTGAGCAGTTTGGTGAGAACTTGCGCGACAGCTACCAGCGGCACGAAACAGAACAGTTTCCAGCTGAGCCCCTTGAGTTAGCGAAAGACTACATCTGCAGCCAGTTCAGCACTCCTGAGGCAGTGCTGGAAGCCGCACGCTACATGGTGGCCCTGCAGATCGCCCGTGAACCTTTGGTCAGGCATGTGATCAGGCAGACTTTCCaggagagggcaaaggtcaatATCAAGCCTAGCAAAAAGGGCAAAAAGGACATAGATGAGGCACACTATGCCTACGCTTTCAAGTTCCTAAAAAACAAGCCAGTGAAAGAGCTGACTGGAGAGCAGTTCCTAAAAATGGGCCAAGCTGAGGAGGAGGGCCTGCTTACAATGGACATGAACATCGACTTAATGGGCGTCAGTGGCTACGGTGGCGATGCAACCTACTTCGAGGAGATCAAGCAGTTCTACTACAGAGATGAGTTCAGCCACCAGGTGCAGGAGTGGAATAAGCAGCGAGCCATGGCCATCGAACAGGCTCTGAAGCAGTTCCTGTACCCGCAGATGACCAAAGAGTTGAGGTTCAAGCTCGTCGAAGAGGCAAAGGACCACATTGTCAGGTCATGCTGCAAGAAGCTCTGCAACTGGCTGAAAGTGGCGCCCTATCGGCCTGAGCAGCAgatggaggaggatgatgaccTGATGGACGAGACGCAGAGCAAGGGCATCCGTGTGATGGGGGTGGCCTACACAGACGGCAGGGACACGCCAGTGTTTTGCTGTCTAATCAACGGAGAAGGAGAAGTCATCGACTTCCTGCGCCTCCCCCACTTCCTGAAAAGGAGGAACGCGTGGaatgaggaggaaagagagaaaaagctgAATGACATCGAGAGCCTCAAGAAGTTTCTCCTCAGCAAGAAGCCTCATGTTGTGGCTGTCTGTGCGGAAAACCGTGATTCCCAAATGGTGATGGAAGACATCAAGCGCACGCTGACTGAACTAGAACAGGATTCCTCTCTGCCTGCCGTAGGGGTGGAGCTAGTCAACAATGATCTGGCAACGCTTTACATGAACAGCTTAAAATCAGAGGCAGACTTCCGTGACTACCCGCCACTTTTGCGACAGGCCGTATCCGTGGCCAGGCAGATTCAGGACCCCCTGGTGGAGTTCGCCCAGATTTGCAGTAGTGATGAGGACATCCTCTGTCTCAAGCTCCACCCCCTTCAGGAGCAGGTCGACAAGGACGAGCTCCTAACTGCTCTCTACCGTGAGTTTATCAACAGAGTGAatgaggtgggggtggatgtCAACCGCGCCATTGCTCACCCATACACGCAAAGCCTGGTGCAGTACATCTGTGGCCTGGGCCCAAGAAAAGGCTCCCACCTGCTCAAGATCCTGAAGCAGAACAACACGCGTCTGGAAAACCGCACCCAGCTGGTCACCATGTGCCACATGGGCCCCAAAGTCTTCATCAACTGCGCCGGCTTCATCAAGATCGACACCGCCTCGCTGGGCGACAGCACAGACTCCTACATCGAGGTGCTGGATGGCTCGCGCGTTCACCCCGAGACCTATGAGTGGGCGCGCAAGATGGCGGTGGACGCCCTGGAGTATGATGAGTCGGCAGAGGACGCCAACCCGGCTGGGGCGCTGGAGGAGATCCTGGACAACCCGGAGAGGCTGAAAGACCTGGACCTGGACGCCTTTGCAGAGGAGTTGGAACGACAAGGCTACGGCAACAAGGGCATCACCCTCTACGACATCCGCGCCGAGCTCAGTTGCAGGTACAAGGACCTGAGAGCGCAGTACAGGTCGCCCAACTCCGAGCAGGTGTTCAACATGCTGACCAAAGAGACGCCGGAGAGCTTCTACATAGGCAAGCTGATCACTTGCGTGGTCACAGGCATCGCTCACCGGCGCCCGCAGGGTGAGAGTTACGACCAGGCCATCCGCAACGACGAGACGGGGCTGTGGCAGTGCCCGTTCTGTCGCCAGGACAACTTCCCCGAGCTCAGTGAGGTGTGGAATCACTTCGACAGCGGCTCCTGCCCCGGCCAGGCCATCGGCGTGCGTAATCGTCTGGACAACGGCGTCATGGGGTTCATCCCTACTAAGTTCCTAAGTGACAAGGTCGTCAAGCACCCGGAGGAGAGGGTCAAGGTCGGCATGACCGTGCACTGCCGGATCATGAAGATTGACATTGAGAAGTTCAGCGTCGACCTCACCTGCCGAACGTCTGACCTGATGGACAAGAACAACGAGTGGAAACTGCACAAGGACGTCTACTATGACTTTGACGCTGAGTCAGATGAGGTGAAGCGGgatgaggagctgaagaagaagaaccaGAGGACCACCTACATCAGGCGAGTGATCGCTCACCCGTCCTTCCACAACATCAACTTCAAACAGGCCGAGAAGATGATGGAGACCATGGACCAGGGCGACATGGTGTTCCGGCCAAGCAGCAAAGGCGAGAGCCACCTCACGCTCACGTGGAAGGTGGGAGACGGGATCTTCCAGCACGTGGACGTGCGCGAAGAGGGCAAAGAGAACGCTTTCAGCCTGGGGCATAAACTGTGGATTAACAACGAGGAGTATGAAGATTTAGATGAGATCACAGCCAGGTTTGTGCAGCCCTTGGCGGCGTTTGCGCGCGAGCTCCTTTACCACAAGTACTTTCAGGAGACTGAGGGAGGCAACaggaagaagatggaggagcTGCTGGTCAAGTCAAAGAGGGAGAAGCCCACTTTCATCCCCTACTACATCTCAGCCTGCAGAGACCTGCCTGGGAAGTTCCTGCTCGGCTACCAGCCCAGGGGGAAGCCGAGGATTGAGTACGTCTCCATCACCCCGGACGGCTTCCGCTACCGCTCGCGAGTGTTCCCCACCGTCAACGGGCTGTTCCGCTGGTTCAAGGACCACTACCACGAGCCCGTGCCCGGTGTGACCCCCAGCAGTGGCAGCCGAACGCAGACACCCGCCTCGGTCAACGCCACCCCCGCCAACATCAACATCGCCGACCTGACGCGAGCGGTGAGTGCCCTCCCGCCAAACATGACCTCCCAGATGTTCAACGCCATCGCGGCTGTGAAGGCCCAGGGTCAGAACCCCAACACTACCCCGGCCCAGTGGGGCTCCAGCCAGTATGCCTACAGTGGCGGAGGCAGCAGCTCGGGCGGTGGCgggggcagcagcagcgccTACCACGTCTTTGCCACGCCGCAGCAGCCCATAACAACCCCCAACTACCCGATGACGTCGCCCAGCTACATGGGGGGCTTCATCACCCCGGAGATCCAGTCGGTGCCCACGCCGAGGTACCCAGGCACCACGCCACAGTCTTCCTACGGCGACCATTCCTCGTCCAAGTCGTCCTCGTCCCACAGCAGGTcggcgcagcagcagcagcaacagcagcagcagcagcagcaggcggcGGCCAAGCAGAGCAACACGGCGGTGGACTGGGCCAAGATGGCCGAGCAGTGGCGGCAGGAGAAGGAGGCCGAGCAACGCAAGCAGAAGACGCCGCGCATGACGCCGCGCCCTTCACCCAGTCCCATGATCGAAAGCACTCCCATGTCCATCGCCGGCGACGCAACGCCCCTGCTGGACGAAACAGACCAGTAG
- the arf2b gene encoding ADP-ribosylation factor 2b, which translates to MGNIFTNLFKGLFGKKEMRILMVGLDAAGKTTILYKLKLGEIVTTIPTIGFNVETVEYKNISFTVWDVGGQDKIRPLWRHYFQNTQGLIFVVDSNDRERVNEAREELTRMLAEDELRDAVLLVFANKQDLPNAMNAAEITDKLGLHALRHRNWYIQATCATSGDGLYEGLDWLSNQLKNQK; encoded by the exons ATGGGAAATATATTCACGAACCTCTTCAAAGGCCTGTTCGGCAAGAAGGAGATGAGGATCCTGATGGTCGGGTTGGACGCTGCTGGAAAGACTACAATCCTATACAAACTTAAACTGGGAGAGATCGTCACCACCATTCCTACAATCG GTTTCAATGTAGAAACAGTAGAATACAAGAACATCAGTTTTACAGTGTGGGATGTCGGCGGGCAGGACAAAATCCGGCCACTTTGGCGCCACTACTTCCAGAACACTCAAG GGCTTATTTTCGTGGTGGACagcaatgacagagagagagtgaatgaggcaCGCGAGGAGCTGACGAGAATGTTGGCTGAGGACGAGTTGCGTGATGCTGTGCTGCTTGTTTTTGCAAACAAACAG GACCTGCCAAACGCCATGAACGCGGCTGAGATCACAGACAAGCTGGGGCTTCACGCGCTTCGCCACCGCAACTGGTACATCCAGGCCACCTGCGCCACCAGCGGAGACGGCCTCTACGAGGGCCTGGACTGGCTGTCCAATCAGCTCAAGAACCAGAAATGA